Proteins from one Camelina sativa cultivar DH55 chromosome 8, Cs, whole genome shotgun sequence genomic window:
- the LOC104708253 gene encoding uncharacterized protein LOC104708253 has translation MEKTSERGKSNFESFLKHISPRVFVKSRIQNRVGSSSSRGKAEAVRKPHIVLNDIWKAYNVWSCYTLGVPITLNWRSVNQYYAPTLSAIQIFTKKPLIDGSSSRSFGEDCHLYLEFNQTMRIEDRPPLIETVTKLANKHHGLGSLKVSDLSENSWFAVSWSPSIQIPEVQVVKGYFITYHSFTPVFPEPFPQEAKFELPAFGVVGSKLSNNVWIMPGTSDQENMNSLEESAASWLGKVMFTHTDFDMFMAQKKPNDLPSPSGVVTGE, from the exons ATGGAGAAAACGAGTGAGAGAGGCAAATCTAATTTCGAAAGTTTTCTTAAGCATATCTCTCCTAGAGTCTTCGTCAAATCCCGTATCCAG AATCGTGTGGGCTCGTCTTCTTCAAGAGGCAAAGCTGAAGCAGTGAGAAAGCCTCACATTGTCCTGAATGACATTTGGAAAGCCTACAACGTTTGGAGCTGTTATACTCTTGGCGTTCCTATTACGCTGAACTGGAGAAGTGTTAACCAGTACTATGCTCCCACCCTCTCCGCGATCCAAATCTTCACCAAGAAGCCTCTCATCGATGGATCTTCTTCAAG GAGCTTTGGTGAGGACTGTCATCTTTACTTGGAGTTCAACCAGACAATGAGAATTGAAGATAGGCCTCCTCTTATTGAAACT GTTACAAAACTAGCTAACAAGCACCATGGATTGGGTAGCCTAAAAGTCTCTGATCTTTCTGAAAACAGTTGGTTTGCTGTATCTTG GTCCCCGTCAATTCAAATTCCGGAAGTGCAAGTCGTGAAGGGATATTTCAtaacatatcattcattcacaccCGTGTTTCCAG AACCATTTCCTCAAGAGGCGAAATTTGAGCTTCCTGCTTTTGGAGTTGTGGGTTCCAAGCTCTCCAACAATGTTTGGATCATGCCAGGGACCTCGGATCAAGAGAACATGAACAGTCTTGAGGAGTCTGCTGCCTCCTGGCTGGGGAAAGTCATGTTCACTCACACCGATTTCGACATGTTTATGGCTCAGAAGAAACCTAATGACCTGCCATCTCCAAGTGGGGTGGTCACTGGTGAGTGA